The Niastella koreensis GR20-10 genome includes a window with the following:
- a CDS encoding RDD family protein — protein sequence MKKQTTLVIALTLLLLIFQYLLRIPYLKNLFSGSIQFQGNPQLIFDVFLSAIYMIVDLVIIVTGAIALAQSDVQQKERTYAWFRYMFVMMSIFSLLIELYYFYLSGRYLFHDLFHGIVRVIMFPCQAALVVFLIRIKPAGAVPRVNLQDYDVVVYTNSTHRFVHYLLDFIFITPIWLNIIQLFLNVRSFGWGGDFDKAFVQVAAQLMIGVAFFFYYFISEAIFCQTFGKMATRSCVVTNGVEFSNGRMFIRTLSRLIPFDKFSFLFGANWHDRASSTAVVYVDTWEKTFEDKANSDLG from the coding sequence ATGAAGAAACAAACCACCCTGGTCATTGCGCTTACCCTGCTTTTATTAATTTTTCAGTACTTGTTAAGGATCCCCTATCTTAAAAACCTGTTCAGTGGCAGTATTCAATTCCAGGGGAATCCACAATTGATTTTTGATGTTTTCCTTTCCGCTATTTACATGATTGTAGATCTTGTTATAATAGTAACAGGCGCCATAGCACTGGCCCAATCAGATGTACAACAAAAGGAAAGAACATATGCCTGGTTCAGGTACATGTTTGTAATGATGAGCATTTTTTCGTTATTGATAGAGCTGTATTATTTTTATTTATCCGGCAGATATCTCTTCCACGATCTGTTCCATGGCATTGTACGGGTAATCATGTTCCCATGCCAGGCTGCATTGGTTGTATTTCTTATCAGGATCAAACCGGCAGGGGCAGTACCGCGGGTGAATTTGCAGGACTATGATGTGGTTGTATATACCAACAGTACCCACCGGTTTGTGCATTACCTGCTTGATTTTATTTTTATAACTCCCATCTGGCTCAACATAATTCAATTGTTCCTTAATGTGCGTTCGTTTGGGTGGGGAGGTGATTTCGATAAAGCATTTGTGCAGGTGGCTGCACAACTAATGATAGGGGTCGCTTTCTTTTTCTATTACTTTATCTCGGAGGCCATCTTCTGCCAAACGTTTGGAAAAATGGCTACCAGATCATGCGTGGTTACCAATGGCGTTGAGTTTTCCAATGGACGGATGTTTATCAGAACGCTGTCGCGGTTAATTCCTTTTGATAAATTCTCCTTTCTGTTTGGCGCCAACTGGCACGACCGGGCCTCCTCAACTGCCGTAGTATATGTAGATACCTGGGAAAAAACATTTGAAGACAAGGCAAATAGTGACCTGGGCTAG
- a CDS encoding FkbM family methyltransferase, with amino-acid sequence MVKNSISRYKNLLRHISNWTGYFTRKFKKEFSPMEFTTRGNPIRFLVPSTGLYLVFKEIFITDFYDIDNLVKQLPARPLIIDIGANAGYFNMMLFSKIKDATVYAYEPIPVNYELFKKNISFNPGLEKQIHLFNKAVTGTPVESVELFMEHSAENSVIASIYSDFDQQNKYSLKVPAISLEEIIKSNGFNRIDLLKVDCEGSEYPIIYETSAATWSKVDRLTIEVHNLDNDKRNHNHLGEFLKQQGFNVESQFVHANCYVLDAVRK; translated from the coding sequence ATGGTTAAAAATTCAATTTCCAGGTACAAAAACCTGCTTCGCCATATAAGCAACTGGACGGGTTACTTTACCCGGAAATTCAAAAAGGAATTCAGTCCAATGGAGTTCACCACCAGGGGTAATCCGATCCGCTTCCTGGTGCCCTCCACCGGCCTTTACCTCGTCTTCAAAGAGATCTTCATTACCGACTTCTACGATATTGATAACCTGGTAAAACAGCTGCCGGCAAGACCGCTTATTATCGATATAGGCGCCAATGCCGGGTATTTTAATATGATGCTGTTTTCAAAGATCAAAGACGCAACCGTATATGCGTACGAACCTATCCCCGTGAACTATGAATTATTCAAAAAGAATATTTCATTCAACCCCGGTCTCGAAAAACAGATCCATCTGTTCAATAAAGCTGTAACCGGAACGCCTGTTGAAAGTGTGGAATTGTTTATGGAGCACTCTGCTGAGAACTCTGTCATTGCTTCTATTTATTCTGATTTCGATCAACAGAACAAATACAGCCTTAAGGTGCCTGCCATTTCACTGGAAGAAATTATTAAAAGCAATGGCTTCAACCGAATCGATCTGTTGAAGGTTGATTGCGAAGGAAGTGAATACCCTATCATCTATGAAACTTCTGCCGCCACCTGGTCGAAGGTTGACAGATTGACGATTGAAGTGCACAACCTGGATAATGACAAGAGAAATCATAACCACCTCGGTGAATTTTTAAAGCAACAGGGTTTTAATGTAGAGTCGCAATTTGTACATGCCAATTGTTATGTACTGGATGCTGTTCGTAAATAA
- a CDS encoding glycosyltransferase family 4 protein, producing MNLGNALLQQADPAREAFTFFVHKKLPDLFGPNQRYIIQKETHRFFQGALQDCDVWHSTIQDAKIKPRNRRIKVVLTIHDLNFLIQRKDEPFKIKKYLGRVQANINRADHIVCISEFTRQTVLQNLKTYGKPVDLIYNGSTIKEFPGYDTPVYRPFRPFIFGLGALVPKKNFHVLPCLLQHNEYELVVAGTRHEEYVAQIMKEAALYGVADRVHLTGEISEKDKYWYYKNCTAFAFPSLAEGFGLPLIEAMYFGKPAFIAANTSLPEIGGDLAYSFNHFDPQYMQSVFEKGMLHYEQTKPMQVIRERALRFSWDQAAIDYLSIYRHLNKH from the coding sequence ATGAACCTGGGCAACGCTTTATTGCAACAGGCCGATCCCGCACGGGAAGCCTTTACATTTTTCGTGCACAAAAAGCTGCCCGACCTTTTTGGACCTAACCAGCGATACATTATTCAAAAAGAAACGCATCGTTTTTTTCAGGGTGCATTGCAGGATTGTGATGTTTGGCACAGCACCATCCAGGATGCAAAGATAAAACCCCGCAATCGCAGAATAAAAGTGGTGCTGACCATTCACGATCTTAACTTCCTTATTCAGCGAAAAGACGAACCTTTTAAAATAAAGAAATACCTGGGCCGCGTACAGGCCAACATCAACCGCGCCGATCATATTGTTTGTATTTCTGAATTTACCCGGCAAACTGTGTTGCAGAACCTGAAGACCTACGGCAAGCCGGTTGATCTTATTTACAACGGTTCTACCATTAAAGAATTTCCCGGTTACGATACACCGGTATACCGGCCTTTCCGTCCCTTCATCTTTGGCCTGGGCGCCCTGGTGCCTAAAAAGAACTTCCATGTATTGCCCTGCCTGTTACAGCATAATGAGTACGAACTGGTTGTTGCCGGCACCCGCCACGAAGAATATGTTGCCCAGATAATGAAGGAAGCTGCCTTATATGGCGTAGCCGACCGGGTTCATTTAACCGGCGAGATCTCCGAAAAAGATAAGTACTGGTATTATAAGAACTGTACGGCCTTTGCTTTTCCATCACTGGCCGAAGGCTTTGGTTTACCATTGATAGAGGCTATGTATTTCGGCAAACCGGCATTCATTGCCGCCAACACCAGCCTGCCTGAAATTGGCGGTGACCTGGCCTATAGCTTTAACCACTTTGATCCACAGTACATGCAGTCTGTATTTGAAAAAGGGATGCTTCATTATGAACAAACAAAACCAATGCAGGTTATCAGGGAACGGGCATTGAGGTTTAGCTGGGATCAGGCCGCCATTGACTATTTATCTATTTACCGGCATTTAAACAAGCACTAA